Sequence from the Azospirillum formosense genome:
TCCATCCGCCGGTCTGCACGGTGCTGAACGTGGTGTGCGGCGTCGCCCGCATCTCGCTGGAAAGCGCCACGCGCGGCATCTGGCCCTTCCTTCTGACCTACCTGCTTCTGCTGAGCCTGCTGATCGCCGTTCCGGAGATCGTCACGGCCCCGCTGGCCCTTTTCCGCCATTAATCACAAACGCTCACAGGGAAGAACCGACCCATGAAGCTTCTCCGTTCCGTCCTTCTGGCCACCGGCCTCGCCGCCGCCATCCTCGCCCCCGTCGCCGCTTCCGCCCAGGACATCAAGCCGCGCCTCATCCGCTTCGGCTACGGCCTGTCGGAGAGCAGCAACCAGGGCCGCGCCGTGAAGTTCTTCGTCGAGGAGATGTCCAAGCGCTCCGGCGGCAAGCTGAAGGTCAAGGGCTTCGCCGACGCCAGCCTGGGCAGCGACATCCAGATGCAGAACGCCCTGATCGGCGGCGCGCAGGAGATGATGGTCGGCTCGACCGCCACGCTGGTCGGCATCGTCAAGGACTTCGCCGTCTTCGACCTGCCGTTCCTGTTCAACAACGAGCAGGAGGCCGACGCCGTGTTCGACGGCCCGTTCGGCCAGAAGCTGGCGGCCAAGCTGAACGACAAGGGCCTTGTCGGCCTCGTCTACTGGGAGAACGGCTTCCGCAACCTGACCAACAGCAAGCGCCCGGTCGAGAAGGTCGAGGACCTGAAGGGCATCAAGCTGCGCGTCATGCAGAACCCGGTCTACATCGACATGTTCAACGGCTTCGGCGCCAACGCCGTGCCGCTGTCCTTCTCCGAGCTGTTCACTGCCATGGAGACGGGCACCGTGGACGGCCAGGAGAACCCGGTCACCACCATCCAGTCCTCGAAGTTCTACGAGGTCCAGAAGTACCTGACGATCTCCAAGCACGTCTACAGCCCGTGGATCGTGCTGGCCTCCAAGCGCTGGTACGACGGCCTGTCCGCCGACGAGCGCAAGATCATCGCCGAGGCCGCCGCCGCCTCGCGCGATTTCGAGCGCAAGGACAGCCGCGAGGCGTCGAAGCAGAGCATTGCCTACCTGAAGGACAAGGGCATGCAGATCAACGAGTTGAGCGACGCCGAACTGGGCCGCATGCGTGAGATGGTCAAGCCGGCCATGGACAAGTTCGCCGCCGACGGCGGCGCCGACCTGCTGAACGAGCTGCAGGGCGAGATCAACAAGGTCCGCAAGTAAGAAGCCAAGTTCCCTCTCCCGCCTTGGGGCGGGAGAGGGACTTTTTCACCGTCTACTTCACCCGCTCACCGGTGAACGGGTTCCAGCCCACGGCGGCCAGGGCCGTCCAGGCCGTCACCGCCAGATGGGGACGGCGGTAGTAGCGGAAATCGTCCGTGGTGCTGTCCGGCCCGATGGCGAGGCCGGTGGTGATGCTGTCCTCGCGCGTCGCCCAGACATGGCCGCCGCGGCTGACCTCCTTGCCGACCTCGGCCAGAAGCCGCTGCGCGTCGTCGGACCGCCCCAGCAGGCGGTAGACCAGCGCGGCCTGCGCCGTGCCCTCCACCCACATGCCGTCGCGGTCGTCGTTGAAGTCGAAACCGCCGTCGACCCCGTGGGCCTTCTCCGCATAATCCAGCGCCGTCCGCCACGCTTCCGGCGCGCCGCGCAGCAGCAGCGGCCAGAGCTGGGCGTCCAGGCCGGAGGTGGCCCGGTTGACCGTCACCCCGTCCGGCGCCGTGCCGGTGGGGAAATGCCCGCCGCCGTCCGCCCACATGCGGTCGAGAAAGCCGCGCGCCGCCTTCTCCGGCCCGGCCCAATCGCCGCCCCCTTCCCTGGGTGTGCCGCTGCGCTCCAGCCAGCCGAACAGGGCGACGAGGTCGGTGTTGTGTTCCGTCGCCTTCCAGGTCAAGGGCTGGGGCTTGTCGTCGAAGCCCTGGACGCCGCCGTTGAAGCCGCCCGGCCCGCGCGGGTCGGCGGTGTTGGCCACCACCCAGCGGGCCAGCTCCGCGGCGCCGTTGCGGAAGCGCTCCTCGCCGGTCGCCTCGCCCAGCGTCATCAGGGCCAGCCCGGCCCAGGCGACGTTGCCGGTGGCGGAGCCGACCTGATAGGCGTCCTCGAACCAGCGGTTGGCGGTGACGTCCCACCAGCCGTTGGGCGGGATCGGCTTCTGGTTCTGGGCGCCGGCGCGGTAGGTGTTGCGCAGCCGCCCCTGGCGCCGCGCCCGGTCCAGCGTGGCGGCGGAGAGCAGCGATTCGCCGATGCGCAGCGCCGGCTCCGTCTTGCCGCAGGCGACCAGGGCGATGACAGCCAGCGCGTTGTCGTAGGTGAAGGCGGCCTCGCGCAGCGGCAGCTCCGACGTCTGGCCGACGCCGAAGCTGCTGTCGTAGCTGCGCAGGAACACCGGGCCGGAGCCGGGGATCTCCGCCACCCGCGATTCCAGCGTGCCGCAGGTCTTCCCGGCCAGCGCCGCCGCGCCGTCCTCGGCCCGTGCGGCGTTGGACGCGACCCCGGAGGCCGCCAGGGTGCCGACACCGGCGGCGAGCAGCCACGCGGCCAGACGGCTTTTCCGCTTCATCGAAGACACTCCCATTCCGGTCCCGGCGCCCCTCAGCCTTCGAAGGCGCGGACGGACTGGCGCTGCTCGCCCAGCCCCTCGACGCCCAGGCGCATGGTCTGGCCGGGCTGGAGCCAGGGATGGTTCGGGCCGCGGCCCAGCGCCACGCCCTGCGGCGTGCCGGTGGCGATGACGTCGCCCGGCAGCAGGGTCATGAAGCGGCTGATGTAGGACACAATCTCGGCGACGCCGAAGATCATGTCGGCGGTCGTGCTGTCCTGCATCGGCTGACCGTCCACCTCCAGCCACAGGCGCAGCGCCTGCGGGTCGGGCACCTCGTCGCGGGTGACCATCCACGGGCCGATCGGGCAGAAGCTGTCGGCGCTCTTGCCCTTGACCCACTGGCCGGTGCTCTCGGTCTGGAAGGCGCGCTCCGACACGTCGTTGAGGACGCAATAGCCGGCGATGTGGTCGAGGGCGTCGGCCTGATCGACGTAGCGGGCGGTGCGGCCGATGACGATGCCGAGTTCGACCTCCCAGTCGAGCTTGGTGGCGCCCCGCGGCATCTGGACGGGGTCGTTGGGGCCGCAGATGGAGGTCGTCGCCTTCATGAACAGCACCGGCTCCGCCGGTTCGGGCAGGCCGGATTCGGCGGCGTGGGCCCGGTAGTTCAACCCGACGCAGACCACCTTGGGCACCCCCGCGACGCAGGGGCCGAGCCGGGTCCCGTCCGGCACCTGGGCCAGCCGGTCGGTGTCGAGCGTCCGCAGATGGGCCAGACCGTCCTCGGTCAGCGTGGCCGGGCCGATGTCCGACACTACGCCCGACAGGTCGCGGATCACGCCGTTGCGGTCCAGAAGGCCCGGACGCTCATGGCCCGGCGGGCCGAATCGCAGAAGTTTCATCAGGCTAAAACCCTTCCCGTTCCCGAAGGTTGAGCCGCGCCTCTCCTCCGGTGAGTGCTGTCCGGTCCCGGCCGAAGCCGGAAAGGGGCTGTTCCGTCGCGGTCCGGTCTGGTGTACCCTTTTTTCAGCCCATGGGGAAACCAGACGGGAGGCGGATATGCCGGTGTGGCGCCGTTACCTCGTGAAGGAACCGACCGGGCGGCTGGTCGAGCTGCCGAGCCGCCAGTACGACCGCGCCGACGACGGCACGGCACCGATCCCCGACTACGCCGGCCGCTGCGTTGAACTGGTGTCGGCCGTGCTGGTCGGCAAGCAGGGCGCCGCGCCGACGGTGACCGAGGTCGCTTTCACCAAGCTGTATTTCGACCAGTCGGGATTCGTCGACGCCGCCAAGCGGGAGCGGATGATCCGCCTGATGCTGGAAAGCTGCGCCGACCGGCGCTGCCGCAGGCCGGCCCGGCGGACCGGGGGCACCGATTGCAGCGCCCTGGCGGAGCGCGCCGACGCCGCCCGCAGCGAGCTGATGCGCGACTTCGAATGGGCGCCGGCGCCGGCCGAGGTGACCGCCGCGCTGTTCGTCCTGGGGCCGCCCGGCAGCGCCGCGCCGTTGCACTGACGCACCCCTTTTGCTCGTCGTCTCCCCCGAAAAGTCACATCCCTCCACCTCTTCCCCCCTGCCGGGACGCCCCCATATGGCTGCTGGCACAGGAGGAGGAGTCCCGATGCATCGTCGTGCCGCCATCCCCCGCTCGCTGCTCGCCCGGCCCACCCTGGCCCGTGTGCGGCAGCTCGCGCTGATCGGCACCGGGTGGAGCCTGATCGGCCTGGGCGCCCTGATGTCGCCGTTGCCGGGGCCGTTCGGCTTCCCGGTGGCCCTGGCCGGCGGGGTGATCCTGCTGCGCAACTCCGCGGACGCCCGCCGCCTGTTCGTTCGGCTGAAGCGCCGCCACCCCCGTCTGCTCAGCCCCGTCGAGCGCATCCGCGTCAAGCTGCGCCACCGCCGCAACGCCGCCAGGGCCAAGGCCACCGCCACCGCCTGACCGGCACCGCCTGACCCTCGCTGCCTGTCCCCTTCCGGCCTCTCCCTCACCGCCGGGCGGATCTGCGGAC
This genomic interval carries:
- a CDS encoding TRAP transporter substrate-binding protein encodes the protein MKLLRSVLLATGLAAAILAPVAASAQDIKPRLIRFGYGLSESSNQGRAVKFFVEEMSKRSGGKLKVKGFADASLGSDIQMQNALIGGAQEMMVGSTATLVGIVKDFAVFDLPFLFNNEQEADAVFDGPFGQKLAAKLNDKGLVGLVYWENGFRNLTNSKRPVEKVEDLKGIKLRVMQNPVYIDMFNGFGANAVPLSFSELFTAMETGTVDGQENPVTTIQSSKFYEVQKYLTISKHVYSPWIVLASKRWYDGLSADERKIIAEAAAASRDFERKDSREASKQSIAYLKDKGMQINELSDAELGRMREMVKPAMDKFAADGGADLLNELQGEINKVRK
- a CDS encoding fumarylacetoacetate hydrolase family protein: MKLLRFGPPGHERPGLLDRNGVIRDLSGVVSDIGPATLTEDGLAHLRTLDTDRLAQVPDGTRLGPCVAGVPKVVCVGLNYRAHAAESGLPEPAEPVLFMKATTSICGPNDPVQMPRGATKLDWEVELGIVIGRTARYVDQADALDHIAGYCVLNDVSERAFQTESTGQWVKGKSADSFCPIGPWMVTRDEVPDPQALRLWLEVDGQPMQDSTTADMIFGVAEIVSYISRFMTLLPGDVIATGTPQGVALGRGPNHPWLQPGQTMRLGVEGLGEQRQSVRAFEG